GCTCCGCGGCCTCAGCCTGGAGGTGCCGGAAGGCGAGATCGTCGCCCTGCTGGGCGCCAACGGCGCCGGCAAGTCGACGACCCTGAAGGCGATCTCCGGCCTGCTGAAGACCGAGGACGGCGAGGTCACCCGCGGCGACATCACCTTCGCCGGCGAGCGCATCAACGGCATCGACCCCGACCAGATCGTCCGCAAGGGCATCTTCCAGGTGATGGAGGGGCGGCGTATCATCGCCGACATGACCTGCCTGGAGAATTTGCGGCTCGGCGCCTACACCCGCCGCGACGGCGGGGTGAAGGACGACCTGGACATGGTCTTCAGCTATTTCCCCCGCCTGAAGGAGCGCACCGGCCTTGCCGGCTACCTCTCCGGCGGCGAGCAGCAGATGCTGGCGATCGGCCGCGCGATGATGGCCCGGCCGAAGCTGATCCTGATGGACGAGCCCAGCATGGGCCTGTCGCCCCTGATGGTGAAGGAGGTGTTCAGCATCGTCCAGCAGATCAACAAGGATCTTGGCGTCACCATCCTTCTGGTGGAGCAGAACGCCCGCATGGCGCTGCAGGCCGCGACCCGCGGCTACATCATGGAGAACGGCAAGGTCGTGCTGGACGGCACCGCCGAAGAGCTGCGCAACAACGAGGACGTGAAGGAATTCTACCTCGGCGGCGGCAACGAAGAGCGCAAGAGCTTCAAGAATCTCAAGAGCTTCAAGCGGCGCAAGCGCTGGATTTGACGGGGGTGGCGAGGCGTCGGCTGCCGATGCCGCCACGGCTTTCGCCCCCATCCTGACCCTCCCCGCTCTCAGCGGACCTTCGGTCCGCCTGTCGCGTCAGCACAAAGCGCAGCTTTGTGCGAGAACTGGGCGGGGGCGGGGACTGCCGCCGCTTTCCCGCATCAGCACCTGCTCCCTCCCCCGCGTCACCTCGGCCGACCCCTGAACGGACGAACGACCATGACCGATTTCTACGACGACCTCGAAACCCGTTCCTCCGACCGGCGCGAGGCCGAGCAGTTCGCGGCGCTGCCCGCCCATCTGCACCATGCCAGGGACGCCGCCCCTTATTTCCGCCGGCTGCTGGCCGATATCGACCCGTCGGCGATCCACGACCGCGCCTCGCTCGCCACCCTGCCGGTGACGCGCAAGGCCGACCTGATCGCGCTGCAGCAGGCCGATCCGCCCTTCGGCGGTCTGGCGGCGGTGGAGATCGGGCGGCTGGCCCGCGTCTTCGCCTCGCCCGGCCCGATCCACGATCCCGAGCCCTACGGCGCCGATCCCTGGCGCAGCGCCCGCGCGCTGTTCGCCGCCGGCTTCCGCGCCGGCGACCTCGCCCACAACTGCTTCGCCTATCATCTGACTCCCGCCGGCTCGATGTTCGAGACGGGCGCGCACGCCATCGGCTGCGCCGTCATCCCCGCCGGCACCGGCAACACCGAGATGCAGGCGCAGGTCGTCGCCAGCCTCAAGCCGCGCGGCTATATCGGCACGCCCGATTTCCTGAAGATCGTCCTGGAGAAGGGCGACGCGCTGAGGCTCGACGTCTCCTCCATCTGCATCGCCGCCGTGTCGGGCGGTCCCTATCTGCCCGACGCCCGCGCCTTCTACGAGGCGCGCGGGCTGCAGGTCTTCCAGAGTTACGGCACCGCCGACCTCGGCATCGTCGCCTACGAGACCGCCGCAAGGGCGGGTCTGGTGGTGAACGAGGGATGCATCGTCGAGATCGTCCGCCCCGGCACCGGCGACCCGGTACCCGACGGCGAGGTGGGCGAGGTGGTGGTGACCATCTTCAACCCGGCCTATCCGCTGATCCGCTTCGCCACCGGCGACCTGTCGGCCGTCCTGCCCGGACCCAGCCCCTGCGGCCGGACCAACATGCGGCTGAAGGGCTGGATGGGCCGGGCCGACCAGACCACCAAGGTCAAGGGCATGTTCGTGCATCCCGGACAGGTCGCCGAGGTGCTGCGCCGCCATCCCCAGCTTTCCCGCGGCCGTCTCGTCGTCGGGCGCCAGGATGCCAGCGACACCATGACGCTGCGCTGCGAAGCGGAGGAGCCCGCTGACGAACTCGCCGCCGCCATCCGCGAAACGCTGGCCTCGGTCACCAAGCTGAAGGGGGCGGTGGAGTTCGTGCCGCCGGGCAGCCTGCCCAACGACGGCAAGGTGATCGACGACACGCGGAGCTAGAATCCTGCCTCAGCACTCCGCATCCGCCGACGGCATCAACTCGTACTGCGGCTTGTAGCCGGGCTGCGCGCGGATGCGGTCGGCCCAGGCCTGGACGTTGGGGTAGTCCGTCGCCTCGATGGCGGATTCGTTCAGCAGGTCGATCCAGGGAAAGGCGAAGATGTCGGCGATGGTCAGCCGTTCGCTCTGGATGAAGCTGTGGCCGGCCAGATGCTCGTCGAACAGCTTCATGCCGCTGGCGGCGGAGGCGTCGAGCCAGGGCAGGGCGTTGGTGTCGCCGTTGAACTTGCGCACGGCCCGCGCCCGCTGGACCGGCAGAAGCACGTCGGCCAGCCAGCTCAGCCATTCGGCGATGCGCAGCTTCTCGGCGTCGTCGCGGCCGCCGAACCGCCCGGTCTGTTCGGCCAGATAGGTCAGGATCACGCTGGATTCGGAAATCGAATGGTCGCCATGCACCAGCGTCGGCACCCGGCCGAAGCGGTTGATCGCCCGGTATTCCGGCGACTTCTGCTGCCCTGTGCGAAGATCGACATGCCGGTACTGGAACGGGATGCCGGCCAGCCGGAAGAACAGTGCCACGCGGGTCGCCGGCTGGGAATTCACGTTGCCGTAGAGGATGAAGGGCGCTGTCATGATGCTCTGTCTCCCTGATAAGCGGACCCGGATGGTTCCCCGGATGATCTTGCGGAAGATCGATCCCCGGCTTTGACGGGAGGATGGCCTCAACCGGACCGGTCGCGCCAGTGGAAAGCGCAGCCCAATATTCATGGCGCTGCTGCGGCAGGTTGCACGGCATAAGTGAAAGCGCCCTTCACCAAAGCCGGGGGCGGCTTGACCGGCGAAACCAAAAGCCGTAGACACGGAACTCTTTTGTTAAATCCCGCGCGGACATGCCGTGTGCGGTCCCGCGCGCCGGTCTGCGCCGCGGGGTCCGCCATGGGGGCGCGGAACCAAGGGCCGGATGACGAGATGGTGGTGGATACGGTCGATAGGACCCGGACGATCCTGGTGGTCGAAGACAATGTGCTGATGCGCAAGCTCTTCGTCCGGTGTCTGGAGGAAGCCGGCTTCGCCGTCGTCGAGGCGTCCGACGCGACCTCCGTCCTGTCTTTGATGCGCGAATCGGCCCCGGATCTCGTGGTGATGGACATCGTGATGCCCGGCCTGTCGGGGCTGGAGCTGATCAAGCAGATCCGCGCCGATGGCGACCTCGCCCCGACCCCGGTGCTGGCCGTGACCAACCTCGCCACCCCCGCCGACAAGCGCCGGCTGGCCGAAGCGGGCTTCGACGGCCATGTTTCCAAGCCGATCAAGCCCAAGGAATTCCAGGCCGCCGTCGCCGGTTTCCTGACCGCCGCCTGAGCGGATTCGGACAGGCGGCGCCCGATTTCAGCGATTTCCGCGAGCGGCATGAGATCCGCCATCCCAGTTCTTGCGTAAGAGCCCCACTCACACGCAAAAGCGGGGGAGCCGCAACGATGGCGCGTTATCTGGTCACCGGCGGCTGCGGTTTCATCGGCTCGCACCTGATCGAGCGGTTGCTCGCCGCCGGGCATGAGGTCCGGGTACTTGACGATCCGTCCACGGGCAAGCGCGAGAACCTGCCCCCGGCCGTGCCGGTGACGGTCGGCGACGTCGCCCTGACCGCGACCGGAAAGCCGGACGAGGCGCTGCTTCTGTACGCGAACGCCGACCGCGTGCGCCTCGATGTCGATTGGCAGCATGTGCGCGACGCCGACATGCAGCGCATCGCGCGGCTCCGCGGCGTGCAGGAACTTGGCCGCTCCACCAGCCTGACCTGGGGGCTGGAGCGGCGCGAAGTGGATGTCGATGCCGCCCAGCGCGCCGACGGCCGGCTGGAACCCTTCCATGGCGCACGCTCCCGGCTGGAGGCCGGGCTGGTCCATGACCGGCCGATGCCGCCGATCTGGCGCGCAGCGCCACGGTGGAAGGCT
Above is a genomic segment from Azospirillum ramasamyi containing:
- a CDS encoding phenylacetate--CoA ligase family protein, translating into MTDFYDDLETRSSDRREAEQFAALPAHLHHARDAAPYFRRLLADIDPSAIHDRASLATLPVTRKADLIALQQADPPFGGLAAVEIGRLARVFASPGPIHDPEPYGADPWRSARALFAAGFRAGDLAHNCFAYHLTPAGSMFETGAHAIGCAVIPAGTGNTEMQAQVVASLKPRGYIGTPDFLKIVLEKGDALRLDVSSICIAAVSGGPYLPDARAFYEARGLQVFQSYGTADLGIVAYETAARAGLVVNEGCIVEIVRPGTGDPVPDGEVGEVVVTIFNPAYPLIRFATGDLSAVLPGPSPCGRTNMRLKGWMGRADQTTKVKGMFVHPGQVAEVLRRHPQLSRGRLVVGRQDASDTMTLRCEAEEPADELAAAIRETLASVTKLKGAVEFVPPGSLPNDGKVIDDTRS
- a CDS encoding glutathione S-transferase family protein, which codes for MTAPFILYGNVNSQPATRVALFFRLAGIPFQYRHVDLRTGQQKSPEYRAINRFGRVPTLVHGDHSISESSVILTYLAEQTGRFGGRDDAEKLRIAEWLSWLADVLLPVQRARAVRKFNGDTNALPWLDASAASGMKLFDEHLAGHSFIQSERLTIADIFAFPWIDLLNESAIEATDYPNVQAWADRIRAQPGYKPQYELMPSADAEC
- a CDS encoding response regulator, which codes for MGARNQGPDDEMVVDTVDRTRTILVVEDNVLMRKLFVRCLEEAGFAVVEASDATSVLSLMRESAPDLVVMDIVMPGLSGLELIKQIRADGDLAPTPVLAVTNLATPADKRRLAEAGFDGHVSKPIKPKEFQAAVAGFLTAA
- a CDS encoding ABC transporter ATP-binding protein, whose product is MPPVTAAKRMMLSVNNIEVVYNDVILVLRGLSLEVPEGEIVALLGANGAGKSTTLKAISGLLKTEDGEVTRGDITFAGERINGIDPDQIVRKGIFQVMEGRRIIADMTCLENLRLGAYTRRDGGVKDDLDMVFSYFPRLKERTGLAGYLSGGEQQMLAIGRAMMARPKLILMDEPSMGLSPLMVKEVFSIVQQINKDLGVTILLVEQNARMALQAATRGYIMENGKVVLDGTAEELRNNEDVKEFYLGGGNEERKSFKNLKSFKRRKRWI